A window of Thermodesulfobacteriota bacterium contains these coding sequences:
- a CDS encoding YhdH/YhfP family quinone oxidoreductase, producing the protein MSEKTFTAYVVDQVDKKVFERNIKQRTIDDLPQGDVVVRVHYSSLNYKDALSATGNPGVSRNFPHSPGVDASGVVEESSDPRFSAGQQVIVHGYDLGCNTSGGFSEYIRVPGDWVVKLPENLSLRESMIYGTAGYTAAYSVLKLVDYGVASDSGEVLVTGATGGVGSVAVAMLAKCGYKVVASTGKTDEAEFLTNIGAKEIISRDESVDDSGRPLLKGRWAGVVDTVGGEILATAIKSTNPHGVVTCCGNVASAELPINVYPFILRGVALVGIDSQDSTMELRERIWHKMANDWKIDSLEDLTKEITMAELDENIDLILKGGQKGRVLVNLT; encoded by the coding sequence ATGAGCGAGAAAACATTTACTGCATACGTAGTTGATCAGGTAGATAAAAAAGTTTTTGAAAGAAATATAAAACAAAGAACTATTGATGATCTTCCCCAGGGCGATGTTGTTGTAAGGGTTCACTACTCATCTCTTAATTATAAAGATGCCCTATCTGCAACAGGCAATCCTGGAGTTAGTAGAAATTTCCCACATTCCCCCGGAGTAGATGCATCAGGCGTGGTTGAAGAAAGCTCAGATCCAAGGTTCTCAGCAGGCCAGCAAGTCATAGTCCATGGTTATGATCTTGGCTGCAATACATCCGGCGGTTTTAGTGAATACATTAGAGTCCCTGGAGATTGGGTAGTGAAACTTCCCGAAAATTTATCTCTAAGAGAGAGCATGATATATGGCACAGCTGGCTATACTGCTGCATATTCAGTATTGAAGCTTGTGGATTATGGTGTAGCTTCGGACAGCGGAGAAGTGCTTGTCACAGGAGCCACAGGCGGAGTAGGAAGCGTTGCAGTCGCAATGCTGGCAAAGTGCGGATACAAGGTAGTTGCATCAACCGGTAAGACAGATGAAGCAGAGTTTTTAACTAACATTGGCGCTAAAGAAATTATCAGCAGAGATGAGTCTGTAGATGATTCAGGCAGGCCACTTTTAAAAGGCAGGTGGGCTGGGGTAGTAGATACTGTTGGAGGAGAGATATTGGCAACAGCTATAAAATCCACTAACCCTCACGGAGTTGTTACCTGCTGTGGAAATGTAGCTTCGGCGGAACTACCCATAAATGTCTATCCTTTTATTCTAAGGGGCGTTGCACTAGTAGGAATAGATTCACAGGATTCTACAATGGAGCTAAGAGAGCGAATATGGCACAAAATGGCAAATGATTGGAAAATAGATAGCCTTGAAGATCTTACCAAGGAGATAACAATGGCCGAGCTTGATGAGAATATTGATCTTATTCTCAAAGGCGGGCAAAAAGGCCGAGTACTTGTAAATTTGACATGA
- the tsaD gene encoding tRNA (adenosine(37)-N6)-threonylcarbamoyltransferase complex transferase subunit TsaD: MSTKLLAIESSCDETSAAIIEDGKKVISNVVASQMDIHKEYGGVVPEIASRMHVELIMPVIDKAFKQARVSKDDIDGVAVTNGPGLIGALMVGLSTAKAVAFSLGVPLIGVNHLEAHMSAIHLENEVSFPFVGLVVSGGHTNLYIVKSYTEFEMLGKTRDDAAGEAFDKAAKILGLPYPGGIEIDKLSQRGNRSAIDFPRPFMKSPTLDFSFSGVKTSVVYYLRKHPDPSQEELQDICASYQEAIVEALVSKTLLAAQQNEVDSVVIAGGVACNSRLRELSKAELEKEGINVYIPSPKYCTDNAAMIGSLGGFMFENGERSELDLRPFSTSRPKYGRGRGGEVHKA, encoded by the coding sequence ATGTCTACAAAATTATTGGCAATTGAGTCATCATGTGATGAAACATCTGCGGCTATTATAGAGGACGGCAAGAAAGTTATCTCTAACGTTGTCGCATCTCAGATGGATATTCATAAGGAATACGGCGGGGTTGTGCCTGAGATAGCCTCTAGGATGCATGTTGAGCTTATAATGCCGGTCATAGATAAAGCATTTAAGCAAGCGAGGGTTAGCAAAGATGACATTGACGGCGTTGCAGTCACTAACGGCCCCGGACTAATTGGCGCATTAATGGTTGGGCTTTCAACCGCAAAAGCAGTGGCATTTTCACTCGGAGTACCACTTATTGGAGTAAATCACCTTGAGGCTCATATGTCGGCAATTCATTTAGAGAATGAGGTCTCTTTTCCGTTTGTAGGGCTTGTTGTTTCAGGAGGACACACAAACTTATACATAGTTAAGAGTTACACTGAGTTTGAGATGCTTGGAAAAACAAGAGACGATGCGGCAGGAGAGGCTTTTGATAAGGCAGCAAAGATTTTAGGATTGCCATATCCTGGCGGGATCGAGATTGATAAGCTGTCACAGAGGGGAAACCGCAGCGCTATAGATTTCCCAAGGCCCTTTATGAAGTCGCCCACACTGGACTTTAGTTTTAGTGGAGTTAAAACCTCTGTTGTGTACTACCTAAGAAAACATCCGGACCCCAGCCAAGAAGAACTCCAAGACATATGTGCCAGCTACCAAGAGGCAATTGTCGAAGCACTGGTAAGTAAAACTCTTTTAGCTGCTCAGCAAAATGAAGTTGACTCCGTAGTAATCGCAGGCGGGGTTGCATGCAATTCGAGACTAAGAGAACTCTCAAAAGCAGAATTAGAGAAAGAAGGTATCAACGTTTATATACCTTCACCTAAATACTGCACAGATAATGCAGCCATGATTGGTTCTTTAGGCGGATTTATGTTTGAAAATGGCGAGCGCTCGGAGCTTGATCTAAGACCGTTTTCAACCTCAAGACCAAAATACGGCCGAGGTAGAGGCGGCGAGGTTCATAAAGCGTAA
- a CDS encoding DUF4440 domain-containing protein, which produces MTMTDARNLLDQWIEFVNNLDVENLLNLYDSTAILLPTFSNRIRNTPQELREYFEELGSREDLKVTLQEETLAIQQLQEHIYSLSGLYDWSFKVDGELQNFEARYSYFVDLSNANPILHHHSSQNPS; this is translated from the coding sequence ATGACAATGACAGATGCACGAAATCTTTTAGATCAATGGATAGAATTTGTAAATAATCTTGATGTTGAAAACCTGCTAAACTTATATGACAGCACAGCCATATTGCTTCCAACCTTTTCTAATAGAATAAGAAACACACCACAAGAATTGCGGGAATATTTTGAGGAACTCGGAAGCCGTGAAGATCTAAAGGTTACACTTCAAGAAGAAACATTAGCCATTCAACAGCTACAAGAGCATATATATTCCCTAAGCGGCCTTTACGATTGGAGTTTCAAAGTTGACGGAGAACTACAGAATTTTGAAGCTCGATATAGTTATTTCGTTGATCTTTCTAATGCTAACCCGATTTTGCATCACCATTCATCACAAAACCCCAGTTAG
- a CDS encoding Dabb family protein — MIKHIVMWRLKENAAGATKEENALKLKERLEALVDVIDTLHVAEVGINFNPSDAAFDVMLYSEFDDKEGLDAYQNHPEHLKIVDFVGEIRTDRAVVDYEI, encoded by the coding sequence ATGATTAAGCACATAGTTATGTGGAGACTAAAAGAAAATGCTGCTGGAGCAACAAAAGAAGAAAACGCTCTTAAATTAAAAGAGAGACTCGAAGCCCTTGTAGATGTTATAGATACACTTCATGTAGCAGAGGTAGGGATTAACTTTAACCCCTCAGATGCGGCATTTGATGTAATGCTGTACTCTGAGTTTGATGACAAAGAAGGGCTCGATGCATATCAAAATCACCCGGAGCATTTAAAAATTGTGGATTTCGTTGGGGAGATTAGAACAGATAGAGCAGTAGTTGACTACGAAATCTAG
- the thiC gene encoding phosphomethylpyrimidine synthase ThiC yields MGTKPKVERIPDKSVITRDPFPKSKKIYVDGKLHDIKVPMREIELDDSNPEFASDGKSAKNLSVTVYDTSGPYTDHDIDIDVNLGLQPIRMNWIKDRGDVCELGNFSSEFAKKSEADSKIKGIRFKHIRKPLRATPGLNVTQMHYARRGEITPEMEYIAIRENQRIDELREQLGQLSKYHKGESFGANIPQTQITPEFVRKEVAEGRAIIPSNINHPESEPMIIGRNFLVKINANIGNSAVTSSIEEEVEKAVWACRWGADTIMDLSTGKNIHETREWIIRNSPVPIGTVPIYQALEKVDGSPEDLTWEVFRDTLIEQAEQGVDYFTIHAGVLLRYIPLTINRVTGIVSRGGSIMAKWCLAHHKESFLYTNFEEMCEIMKEYDVAFSLGDGLRPGSIADANDEAQFAELKTIGELTNIAWKHDVQVMIEGPGHVPMHMIKENMDKQLEYCQEAPFYTLGPLTTDIAPGYDHITSGIGAAMIGWYGTAMLCYVTPKEHLGLPNKTDVKEGVITYKIAAHAADLAKGHPAAQVRDNALSKARFEFRWNDQFNLSLDPDTAKEFHDETLPAEGAKVAHFCSMCGPKFCSMKITQDVRDYAEKHGLTDTAALDQGMENKSKEFADAGGKIYVEVEKAQ; encoded by the coding sequence ATGGGAACAAAGCCAAAAGTTGAGAGGATTCCTGACAAGAGCGTAATCACCAGGGACCCTTTCCCAAAATCTAAAAAAATATATGTAGATGGAAAACTGCACGATATAAAAGTTCCCATGAGGGAAATTGAATTAGATGATTCAAACCCTGAGTTTGCCAGTGATGGTAAGAGCGCAAAGAACCTCTCTGTGACGGTTTATGACACTAGTGGTCCATACACTGATCATGATATAGATATAGACGTAAACCTTGGATTACAGCCCATTAGGATGAACTGGATTAAAGATAGGGGAGATGTTTGTGAACTTGGGAATTTTTCCTCAGAATTTGCCAAGAAAAGTGAAGCAGACTCTAAAATAAAAGGAATCAGATTTAAACATATAAGAAAACCGCTTAGAGCAACGCCAGGATTAAATGTAACCCAGATGCACTATGCAAGAAGGGGCGAGATCACCCCAGAGATGGAGTATATAGCAATCAGGGAAAACCAGAGGATTGACGAGCTTCGTGAGCAGCTTGGTCAGCTATCAAAATATCATAAAGGTGAGAGCTTCGGAGCCAATATTCCTCAAACCCAAATAACTCCTGAATTTGTTAGAAAAGAGGTTGCCGAAGGAAGGGCAATAATACCAAGTAATATTAACCATCCAGAAAGTGAGCCCATGATTATTGGGAGAAACTTTCTTGTAAAAATAAACGCAAATATCGGAAACTCAGCTGTCACATCAAGCATTGAAGAAGAGGTAGAAAAAGCTGTTTGGGCCTGCAGGTGGGGCGCCGATACTATTATGGATTTATCTACAGGAAAAAACATTCATGAAACTAGAGAATGGATCATTAGAAACTCTCCTGTGCCTATAGGGACAGTTCCTATCTATCAAGCGCTTGAGAAAGTTGACGGAAGCCCAGAGGATCTTACCTGGGAAGTTTTCAGAGACACACTTATAGAGCAGGCTGAGCAGGGCGTTGATTATTTCACAATACACGCCGGCGTTTTGCTTAGATATATACCACTCACAATTAACAGGGTCACCGGAATAGTTTCAAGGGGTGGCTCGATTATGGCCAAGTGGTGTTTAGCCCACCATAAAGAGAGCTTTTTATACACCAACTTTGAAGAGATGTGCGAGATAATGAAAGAGTATGACGTTGCATTTTCTCTGGGAGATGGTCTTAGACCAGGCTCAATTGCAGATGCAAATGACGAGGCACAGTTTGCCGAGCTAAAGACAATCGGAGAGCTTACGAACATAGCCTGGAAGCACGACGTTCAGGTTATGATTGAAGGCCCAGGGCATGTTCCTATGCACATGATAAAAGAGAACATGGACAAGCAGCTTGAGTATTGCCAAGAGGCGCCTTTCTACACTCTTGGCCCGCTTACAACAGACATTGCTCCTGGTTACGACCACATTACTTCAGGTATCGGAGCTGCCATGATTGGATGGTACGGAACTGCGATGCTTTGCTATGTTACACCTAAAGAGCATTTGGGGCTGCCTAATAAAACTGATGTAAAAGAAGGTGTTATTACTTATAAAATTGCAGCGCATGCGGCTGACCTTGCGAAGGGACACCCTGCCGCACAGGTAAGAGATAACGCTCTTAGCAAAGCAAGGTTTGAGTTTAGATGGAACGATCAGTTTAACCTCTCACTTGATCCTGATACAGCAAAAGAGTTCCACGATGAAACCCTTCCTGCAGAAGGTGCCAAGGTTGCTCATTTCTGCTCAATGTGCGGGCCTAAGTTCTGCTCAATGAAAATAACTCAGGACGTTAGAGACTATGCTGAAAAACATGGCCTCACAGATACAGCCGCACTCGATCAAGGGATGGAAAACAAGTCAAAAGAGTTTGCCGATGCAGGCGGTAAGATTTATGTAGAAGTAGAGAAGGCTCAATAG
- a CDS encoding galactokinase family protein — MKFPPLTDRISDVVQYFEKREKFKHSELKLVFSPYRISPLGAHLDHQGGAVLGMTIDAGSVLAFIPNHERKIRLYSMNYPGMVEFSLDNIKTASLSDWGRYARGAAKVLQDRFHLKLGFTGVISGSLPQSGLSSSASAALGYIKALCSVNGIQLLHEQLIDMDSSIENEYLKLQNGILDQASIINGKKDNLLYIDTVAKKVTPHSKPKSNEQFKILILFTGVERELTSSGFNSRVEACKKTAAILGLMGGVKSPKILSDIPFDTYNAQKKRLPEELKPWAAHYFSEVMRVEQGIKAWDRGNWAELGSLMNESSMSTLDNYESKSEHSRAMFDLASSYQDVYGAAVNGGGYGGCVVAIVKEDFNQLGAIEILANYTTKYPELRERAAVYFAQSDDGLRMLKL; from the coding sequence ATGAAATTTCCTCCTTTAACCGACAGAATTTCAGATGTTGTCCAGTATTTTGAGAAAAGAGAGAAGTTTAAACACAGCGAATTAAAACTGGTCTTCTCACCTTATCGTATCTCGCCGCTTGGTGCTCACCTAGATCATCAAGGAGGAGCAGTGCTTGGAATGACAATTGACGCCGGATCAGTGCTGGCATTTATCCCAAATCACGAGAGGAAGATACGCCTATACAGCATGAACTACCCTGGAATGGTGGAATTTAGTCTGGATAACATTAAAACTGCGTCGCTTTCCGACTGGGGCAGATACGCTAGGGGCGCAGCTAAAGTGCTGCAAGACAGATTTCACCTCAAGCTCGGATTTACTGGCGTCATCTCCGGCTCACTCCCACAAAGCGGACTAAGCTCATCTGCTTCTGCAGCGCTTGGCTATATAAAGGCGCTATGCAGTGTGAATGGTATTCAGCTCCTGCACGAGCAGCTGATAGATATGGACTCGAGCATAGAAAATGAATATCTAAAACTTCAAAACGGAATACTAGATCAAGCCTCAATCATAAATGGGAAGAAAGATAATTTATTATATATTGATACCGTGGCCAAAAAAGTGACACCACATTCTAAACCTAAATCTAATGAACAGTTTAAAATTCTGATCCTTTTCACTGGAGTCGAGAGAGAACTTACTTCTTCAGGATTTAATTCAAGAGTCGAGGCATGTAAGAAGACTGCAGCAATTCTTGGACTTATGGGAGGGGTTAAGTCGCCGAAAATACTATCAGATATCCCGTTTGATACATATAATGCTCAAAAAAAGAGACTGCCTGAGGAATTAAAACCCTGGGCGGCACATTATTTCTCAGAAGTCATGCGCGTTGAGCAAGGTATAAAAGCATGGGACAGAGGCAACTGGGCTGAGCTTGGAAGCCTTATGAACGAGTCGTCTATGAGCACACTTGATAACTATGAATCCAAGAGCGAGCACTCAAGGGCTATGTTTGATCTTGCGAGCTCATATCAAGACGTATATGGTGCGGCGGTAAATGGCGGCGGATATGGAGGCTGCGTGGTTGCAATAGTGAAAGAGGATTTTAATCAGCTAGGTGCAATTGAGATACTAGCAAATTACACAACTAAATATCCTGAGCTTCGTGAGAGGGCTGCTGTGTACTTTGCCCAGTCAGATGATGGCCTAAGGATGCTCAAGTTATAA
- a CDS encoding ammonium transporter: MFKLALKGIFLSFLSVFLFFPELAFAQDVLDTGDTTWIMISSALVLFMMIPGLALFYGGLVGKKNVLSVLMQCFVITAIVTVIWTIVGYSLAFDTVGMVANEWNIHAFVGGLNKSFLSGITPDTLSGSIPELVFFVFQLTFAVITPGLFIGAFAERMKFSAVVVFVILWVLVVYFPIAHMVWGGEGSFLGDMGVLDFAGGIVVHITAGVAALIAAMLVGVRKGYPLPTPPHNMTMTLTGTAMLWVGWFGFNGGSALAADGTAAMAIVVTQISPSVAALTWIVIEWFKNGKPSALGFATGAIAGLAAITPASGTVGPMGAIAIGFASAVLAYVAATWLKYQFKYDDALDVVGVHGVGGLVGIIMLSFFASTALGGTIVDLDMASQLKVQAFGALFAIVYTGVLSFVILKLIDGIIGLRVTDEQEVQGLDYSDHGESGYDI; encoded by the coding sequence ATGTTTAAATTAGCCCTTAAAGGGATTTTTCTATCCTTTTTATCCGTTTTTCTATTTTTTCCTGAACTAGCATTTGCACAAGATGTATTAGACACTGGAGATACCACATGGATTATGATTTCAAGTGCTCTAGTTCTATTTATGATGATCCCAGGACTGGCTCTTTTTTATGGCGGTCTTGTAGGTAAAAAGAATGTCTTGTCAGTATTGATGCAGTGTTTTGTAATAACTGCAATTGTTACTGTGATCTGGACAATAGTTGGCTATAGCCTGGCGTTTGATACGGTAGGCATGGTTGCCAACGAATGGAATATTCACGCATTTGTAGGCGGGTTAAATAAATCTTTCTTAAGCGGTATTACTCCTGATACTCTTTCAGGAAGTATCCCTGAGCTAGTATTTTTTGTCTTCCAGCTTACGTTCGCCGTTATCACACCAGGACTTTTCATAGGCGCTTTTGCCGAGAGAATGAAATTCTCAGCAGTAGTTGTGTTTGTGATACTTTGGGTACTTGTGGTTTATTTCCCAATTGCTCATATGGTATGGGGTGGAGAAGGATCTTTCCTTGGCGACATGGGCGTTTTAGATTTTGCAGGTGGAATAGTAGTCCACATTACAGCTGGTGTTGCGGCCTTGATCGCGGCGATGCTGGTAGGTGTAAGAAAAGGTTACCCACTTCCTACGCCGCCTCACAACATGACAATGACGCTTACCGGAACTGCAATGCTGTGGGTTGGATGGTTTGGCTTTAACGGCGGTAGCGCCCTTGCAGCAGACGGCACTGCGGCTATGGCCATTGTGGTAACTCAAATATCACCATCAGTAGCGGCGCTAACCTGGATTGTGATAGAGTGGTTTAAAAACGGAAAACCAAGTGCTCTAGGATTTGCTACAGGAGCAATTGCAGGGCTTGCAGCAATTACTCCAGCTTCAGGTACAGTGGGCCCAATGGGAGCAATTGCAATCGGTTTTGCCTCTGCAGTATTGGCATATGTAGCGGCTACATGGCTTAAGTACCAGTTTAAATATGACGATGCTCTTGATGTCGTAGGTGTTCACGGAGTAGGAGGATTAGTTGGAATCATCATGCTTTCCTTCTTCGCTTCAACAGCGCTTGGGGGTACAATTGTAGACCTAGATATGGCGAGCCAGCTTAAAGTTCAAGCATTTGGCGCTTTATTCGCAATTGTCTATACCGGAGTTCTTTCATTTGTTATTTTGAAATTGATTGACGGTATTATAGGTCTTAGGGTAACGGATGAACAAGAGGTTCAGGGTCTTGATTACTCAGATCACGGTGAGTCCGGATACGATATATAA
- a CDS encoding ABC transporter ATP-binding protein, with the protein MDNEEAKKGKKTYDLKIIRWLYSYTGPYRKYMFLALMFMLCTAALELTVPYIAKLAVDKYIYPSWRVAELPENNAERKLILDIKDSHPLLVLPLKDGSYLIDMSEIDNEDRHNLEKLGLVSDERYLAINQNDLTTSNAEKLEVIVSQNKSIFERVGDYDYISYTSLSELSRSELLVLRSDEIQHVVRFAGLLFLCLFGIFIFSSLFTYLLNYSGHKIMHRMRVNVFSHIMTLPQSFFDNNPVGRLTTRVTNDVNAINEMYTSVMVQFFKDILVVIGVFVVMFFMNRKLTVYVFILTMLMLIFASLFRMKLKTVYRDVRRSISKLNAFVQESVRGIMLIKLYNKEIENFDKFKGVNSENFKANMDQLWVYATFRPFIEFTSVFTVAFILWYGGLNVLSLDLTLGALIAYLYYVRLLFRPIMELAEKYNIFQSAAAASENLYDLAHALPEENSGIDKGQIRGELEFKNVWFSYDDKKWVLKDVSFKLNPGETTALVGLTGSGKTTVVNLILRFYEAQRGQVLLDGVDIRQYTPDFIRDNISAVFQDLFLFGKNISEAEHDSGGNMPSLRNMGRLSQSDRGSISSGEKQIVSITQALTKKAKFMILDEATSNIDANMEKHIQDTIKRNGGATTTLIIAHRLSNVRDADKILVIHKGEISETGTHATLLAQKGIYFNLYNLQNEIRHFSTLAN; encoded by the coding sequence ATGGATAATGAAGAGGCCAAAAAAGGCAAAAAGACTTATGATCTTAAGATCATAAGATGGCTCTATAGCTACACTGGCCCTTACAGAAAATACATGTTCTTGGCGCTTATGTTTATGCTGTGTACAGCCGCCTTAGAGCTAACTGTGCCTTACATTGCTAAGCTTGCGGTGGACAAATACATCTACCCCTCTTGGCGAGTAGCTGAGCTCCCTGAGAACAATGCTGAGAGAAAATTAATCTTGGATATTAAAGACAGCCATCCCTTACTGGTTCTGCCCTTAAAAGATGGATCGTATTTAATCGACATGTCTGAAATTGACAACGAGGACAGACACAATCTTGAAAAACTTGGTCTGGTCTCGGATGAGAGATATCTAGCGATTAACCAAAATGATCTTACCACCTCAAATGCCGAGAAATTAGAAGTAATAGTTTCTCAGAACAAGAGTATTTTTGAGAGGGTCGGCGATTACGACTACATAAGCTATACCTCATTAAGTGAGCTATCACGCTCTGAGCTTTTGGTCTTAAGAAGTGATGAAATACAGCATGTAGTTAGATTTGCAGGGCTCTTATTTCTATGCCTTTTTGGAATTTTTATTTTCAGCTCGCTATTCACTTATCTGCTCAATTACTCAGGGCATAAGATAATGCACAGAATGAGGGTAAACGTATTCTCTCATATCATGACGCTTCCTCAATCCTTCTTTGACAACAACCCGGTGGGCAGATTGACCACCAGGGTGACAAATGATGTTAATGCGATAAATGAGATGTATACATCTGTCATGGTTCAGTTTTTTAAAGACATTTTAGTAGTAATAGGTGTGTTTGTTGTGATGTTTTTTATGAACCGAAAACTTACGGTGTATGTATTTATTTTGACCATGCTGATGCTTATTTTCGCAAGCCTATTTAGAATGAAGCTAAAAACCGTATACCGAGATGTAAGAAGGTCCATATCTAAGTTAAACGCATTTGTTCAAGAGAGCGTAAGAGGAATCATGCTCATTAAACTCTACAATAAAGAGATTGAGAACTTTGATAAATTTAAGGGTGTAAACAGCGAGAACTTCAAAGCAAACATGGATCAGCTCTGGGTCTATGCTACATTTAGGCCATTTATCGAATTTACGAGCGTCTTCACTGTTGCGTTCATCCTTTGGTATGGAGGCTTAAATGTACTTAGCCTTGATCTAACCCTAGGAGCATTAATAGCATATTTATATTACGTTAGGCTCTTATTTAGACCGATAATGGAGCTGGCTGAGAAATATAATATTTTTCAATCTGCCGCTGCAGCCAGTGAGAATCTTTATGATCTTGCCCATGCGCTGCCTGAAGAAAATAGTGGTATAGACAAAGGGCAAATTAGAGGTGAGCTTGAATTTAAAAATGTATGGTTCTCTTACGATGATAAAAAATGGGTACTTAAGGATGTGTCTTTTAAATTGAATCCCGGTGAGACCACAGCACTTGTGGGACTTACGGGCTCGGGGAAAACAACTGTAGTAAATTTGATTCTACGCTTCTATGAAGCACAGCGCGGGCAAGTTTTATTAGACGGGGTTGATATCAGACAATACACCCCGGATTTTATAAGAGACAATATATCAGCAGTTTTTCAAGACCTCTTTTTGTTTGGTAAGAACATATCTGAAGCGGAGCATGACTCTGGCGGCAACATGCCGTCATTAAGAAATATGGGTCGTCTTTCGCAAAGCGATAGAGGCTCAATATCCTCAGGCGAAAAGCAGATAGTTTCCATTACTCAGGCTCTTACTAAAAAAGCAAAATTTATGATCTTAGATGAAGCAACATCAAATATAGATGCCAATATGGAAAAACACATTCAAGACACGATAAAACGTAACGGCGGCGCAACGACTACACTTATTATTGCACATAGACTCTCTAACGTACGGGACGCAGATAAAATATTGGTTATCCATAAGGGTGAGATTTCAGAGACAGGAACCCATGCTACTTTACTGGCCCAAAAAGGCATATATTTTAATCTATATAACCTACAAAATGAGATCCGCCATTTCTCCACTTTAGCAAATTGA
- the arfB gene encoding alternative ribosome rescue aminoacyl-tRNA hydrolase ArfB: MIRITPEVSIGEDEIELEFIRSQGPGGQNVNKVSTAVQLKFNIAGSKNLTPKVQQRLIALSGRKVTKDKVLIIEASSYRSQEKNRTDAISRLKELILQSLKEPKKRRKTKPTFESKRRRLESKKKKGLIKKMRRSVSASDE; the protein is encoded by the coding sequence ATGATCAGGATTACTCCAGAAGTATCAATTGGCGAGGATGAGATAGAGCTTGAATTTATACGCTCCCAAGGTCCTGGCGGGCAAAATGTAAATAAGGTCTCTACTGCTGTTCAGCTTAAGTTTAATATTGCAGGCTCAAAAAACCTCACTCCTAAAGTCCAGCAAAGATTAATTGCCCTTTCCGGCAGAAAAGTCACCAAGGATAAGGTATTAATAATCGAGGCCTCATCCTACAGATCACAGGAGAAAAACCGCACTGATGCGATCTCCCGTCTTAAAGAACTAATTCTACAATCTCTTAAAGAACCCAAAAAAAGGCGTAAAACAAAACCAACTTTTGAATCAAAACGAAGGCGTCTTGAATCTAAAAAAAAGAAAGGGCTAATCAAAAAGATGCGCCGAAGCGTATCAGCTTCGGATGAGTAA
- the ispH gene encoding 4-hydroxy-3-methylbut-2-enyl diphosphate reductase, which translates to MKVIVAKPRGFCAGVDRAIEMVERALETYGPPIYVRHAIVHNKRVVESLIEKGVKFVEELDEIEDKEAKVIFSAHGVSPAVWNEAGFKNLEVVDAVCPLVTKVHNEVKHYADRDYTIIMIGHRNHVEVIGTSGHAPEKVIVVESVQEAQRLDVPDPNKLAYVTQTTLSVDDTRDILRALKDRFPNIISPSKLDICYATQNRQDAVKALSKEADFIFIMGSPESSNSNRLVEVAKASGVEKAYLIEGAKSLDEHKFTDDMVIGLSSGASTPETVVLEVIARLKELGADSIEELDGKEEHTRFPFPDTIEFTSATTS; encoded by the coding sequence ATGAAAGTAATTGTTGCTAAACCTAGAGGATTTTGCGCAGGGGTAGATCGAGCCATTGAAATGGTAGAGCGTGCGCTGGAGACCTATGGGCCTCCTATATATGTGCGCCACGCTATTGTGCATAACAAACGTGTTGTAGAGTCTCTGATAGAAAAAGGCGTAAAATTTGTAGAAGAATTAGATGAGATAGAAGACAAAGAGGCTAAGGTAATTTTCAGCGCCCACGGCGTAAGCCCGGCCGTTTGGAATGAGGCGGGTTTCAAAAACCTTGAGGTAGTTGATGCAGTCTGTCCTTTAGTCACTAAGGTTCATAATGAAGTAAAGCACTACGCAGATCGGGATTATACAATAATAATGATCGGTCACCGTAATCATGTAGAGGTAATTGGTACAAGTGGCCATGCACCAGAGAAGGTTATTGTTGTTGAATCCGTACAGGAGGCTCAGAGGCTAGACGTGCCCGATCCTAACAAACTCGCCTATGTTACACAAACAACACTTAGCGTTGATGATACGAGAGACATTTTGCGAGCGCTTAAAGATAGATTCCCTAATATTATAAGTCCATCCAAACTGGATATATGCTACGCCACTCAAAACCGCCAAGATGCGGTAAAAGCTCTTTCCAAAGAAGCTGATTTTATCTTTATAATGGGATCACCTGAGAGTTCTAACTCAAACCGTCTTGTGGAAGTTGCAAAGGCAAGCGGTGTTGAAAAAGCATATCTAATTGAAGGCGCAAAGAGTTTAGATGAACATAAGTTTACTGACGATATGGTAATAGGGCTAAGCTCAGGAGCTTCAACTCCAGAAACTGTAGTGCTTGAAGTAATTGCAAGACTAAAAGAGCTGGGTGCTGACAGCATTGAAGAGTTAGACGGCAAAGAAGAGCATACAAGATTCCCTTTCCCAGATACAATTGAGTTTACTTCGGCTACAACTTCCTAA